Part of the Cellulomonas taurus genome, GCCCTTCAGGCCCTTGACGCGGATGATCTCCAGCGCCTTGTCCTTGTCGCCCTCGGCCTCTTCCAGCGCCTTCTTGACGTCCATCATGCCGGCACCGGTGGCCTCACGGAGGTCCTTGATGTCAGCGAGGCTGTAGTTCGCCATCTGTGTATCCGTCCTCGTGGTGGTGGGTGTCAGTTGGCGGTGGTGTCGGACTCGGTCGCGGCGGCCTCGGCGACCTCGGTCTCGGCAGCCTCAGCGGCGGCCTCGACGGCCGGAGCGGCGTCCTGACCCGGGGTGGCGGCACCCTCGGTGGCGGCGGCCTCACCGGCGGGGGCCTCGGCGTCACCAGCGGCACCGGCGAGCAGCTCGCGCTCCCACTCGGCCAGCGGCTCGGCCTCGGTGGCGGTGCCGGCGGCAGCGCCCTCGGTCTGGCCCGAGCGGGCGGCGTGACGGGCCATGGTGCCCTCGGCCGCGGCGTCGGCGATCACGCGGGTCAGCAGCTGCACGGCGCGGATCGCGTCGTCGTTGCCCGGGATCGGGAAGTCGACCACGTCCGGGTCGCAGTTGGTGTCCAGGATCGCGACGATCGGGATGTTGAGCTTGCGCGCCTCGTCGACGGCCAGGTGCTCCTTGTTGGTGTCCACGATCCACACGGCCGAGGGGACCCGGGCCATGTCGCGGATGCCGCCGAGGGTCTTGGCGAGCTTGTCCTTCTCGCGGCGCATGATCAGCAGCTCCTTCTTGGTGAAGGCGCTCCCCGCGACGTCGTCGAAGTCGATGAGCTCGAGCTCCTTGAGGCGCTGCAGGCGCTTGTTCACCGTCTGGAAGTTGGTGAGCATGCCACCGAGCCAGCGCTGGTTCACGTAGGGCATCCCGACCCGGGCTGCCTGCTCCGCGATCGGCTCCTGCGCCTGCTTCTTGGTGCCGACGAACAGGATGCTGCCGCCGTGGGAGACGGTCTCCTTGACGAACTCGTAGGCGCGGTCGATGTACGACAGCGACTGCTGCAGGTCGACGATGTAGATGCCGTTGCGCTCGGTGAAGATGAAGCGCTTCATCTTCGGGTTCCACCGACGGGTCTGGTGTCCGAAGTGGACACCGCTCTCGAGCAGCTGGCGCATGGTCACGACGGCCATGGCACGTCCTTCCGGCGCGCCCCACGGGGGCGCGCATCATGAGGGCGGACTCCGCACGAGGCGAGGCCCGCTGGTTCGGTTGTCGATGCCGTCCAGGTGGACCGCATCCCTGGCGTCACGCCTCGGTCGACACCGTCCGGGGACCGGACGGACCGCTGCCGACGTCGGCCCGCACCACACTCCCGGCGACCAGGTCGTCGAGGATGAGGGGCGGTGATGACGCGCGATGTCGATCGGCACGCACCGATCGCATCCGGAAGTCTACCGGACCGCGCGCCGTGCGTCGGCCATCGCTGTCCACCGGTGTGATCGACCTCCGATGGTCCCCAGCCGGGGAGCCCGGACCTCGACACCCGAGCACCGCCGGCGTGACGGTGGCGCGATGCACCCGGCACTCATCCCACGCAGGACACTCGCAGCACTGAACGCACTGAAAGCACTGACAGCACTCACCAGGCCCCGGCACGCCCTGACCTCGCTGCTCGGCGCGGCCCTGCTGCTCAGCTGCGTGGCCGTGGCCGGCGCGGATCGCGGCTCCGCCACCAGGAGGACCGTGCTGCCCGGCACCGCCGCCGAATGGACCCGACCGACCCGCGACGACTCGGCGCCGCTCCGCGCCTTCGATCGCCCTGCGCAGCCCTGGCTGCCCGGTCACCGAGGGGTCGACCTGGCAGCGCTGCCCGGCGACCCGGTGCTGGCTCCCCGCGGCGGGGTCGTGACCTTCGCCGGGCCGGTGGCGGATCGGCCCGTGCTGACCCTCACCCACGACGACGGCCTGCGCAGCTCCCTGGAACCGGTGTCGGCATCCGTCGCGGTCGGTGATCGGGTGACGGCGGGGC contains:
- the rpsB gene encoding 30S ribosomal protein S2 is translated as MAVVTMRQLLESGVHFGHQTRRWNPKMKRFIFTERNGIYIVDLQQSLSYIDRAYEFVKETVSHGGSILFVGTKKQAQEPIAEQAARVGMPYVNQRWLGGMLTNFQTVNKRLQRLKELELIDFDDVAGSAFTKKELLIMRREKDKLAKTLGGIRDMARVPSAVWIVDTNKEHLAVDEARKLNIPIVAILDTNCDPDVVDFPIPGNDDAIRAVQLLTRVIADAAAEGTMARHAARSGQTEGAAAGTATEAEPLAEWERELLAGAAGDAEAPAGEAAATEGAATPGQDAAPAVEAAAEAAETEVAEAAATESDTTAN